A single genomic interval of Leptospira dzoumogneensis harbors:
- a CDS encoding leucine-rich repeat domain-containing protein, producing the protein MRTSQKIGIAYLILCAAFIISDCRRPASEILSEASKNPASIEKLDLGLGKLGTVPPALFNFPNLKWLDLRMNELTSLPENAGDWSNLEHLNIYGNDIERLPASVSKLSKLRFFFAGNNDFVGIPTELTGTSIEAIYLDSNKIEFKESDIDTVMGFPKLEVLDLARNRKITSFPKNLGFLASHPKLRLLILKETGLKPSQIESARKLLPKVKIEF; encoded by the coding sequence ATGAGAACCAGCCAAAAAATCGGTATCGCCTATTTAATCCTTTGTGCAGCTTTTATAATTTCAGATTGTAGACGCCCTGCTTCCGAAATTCTGAGCGAAGCTTCTAAAAACCCTGCCTCTATCGAAAAATTGGATTTGGGTCTTGGCAAACTTGGAACAGTTCCTCCTGCTCTATTCAATTTTCCGAACCTGAAATGGCTCGATCTAAGAATGAACGAACTTACTTCTCTTCCGGAAAATGCGGGAGACTGGAGTAATTTAGAACATTTGAATATTTATGGGAACGATATAGAAAGACTCCCCGCTTCAGTTTCCAAACTTTCTAAACTCAGATTTTTTTTCGCGGGAAATAATGACTTCGTTGGAATTCCTACAGAACTGACAGGGACTTCCATTGAAGCTATCTACTTGGATTCTAATAAGATAGAATTCAAAGAATCCGATATAGATACGGTTATGGGGTTTCCTAAACTTGAAGTTTTGGATCTGGCAAGAAATAGAAAGATCACATCTTTTCCTAAAAACTTAGGATTTTTAGCAAGCCATCCTAAGCTAAGACTTCTGATCCTAAAAGAGACCGGATTAAAACCTTCTCAAATAGAATCCGCAAGAAAACTTCTGCCTAAAGTGAAGATAGAATTTTAA
- a CDS encoding AI-2E family transporter → MPDTKPLSTYVIRFIFFFLVGAAILFFVIGLQLLVVPIALSLILFYIFNGSINYFETLGVPRILSVAILIFLLCLPIYLIATEVAPPIVSTLQPIMKNWKQDIDDAKFKYLVVGFQLRFNDYPASWEDTIRPDELVKQAAELIHAQVSGIVSVIPTLIGYLVVTPLFAFLFLLNGNGVYKNIISLVPNRYFEMTIMVAAKINEQITNYLRSLVIQSAIITGISMIGFYVIGLKFFYIFALFAGIANSIPYLGPIIGMVPPLFMTLTQGAGIFNPNGINEGMGMYELMVAILVVVLIAQAVDNFFVQPVIISDAVSLHPIIVVGAVTVGGSLLGIAGMLVAVPLAAILKVTIASLYRSMKDHKLL, encoded by the coding sequence ATGCCTGATACGAAACCGCTTTCTACATACGTAATCCGATTTATATTTTTCTTTTTGGTCGGAGCGGCCATCTTATTTTTCGTGATCGGTCTGCAGCTTCTTGTAGTTCCGATCGCACTTTCCTTAATTTTGTTCTATATATTTAATGGAAGTATAAACTATTTTGAAACGCTGGGAGTGCCCAGGATCCTTTCAGTTGCGATCCTTATATTTTTGCTTTGTCTTCCTATATATCTGATCGCGACAGAAGTTGCACCTCCTATCGTTTCCACTTTGCAGCCTATCATGAAGAACTGGAAACAGGATATAGATGATGCAAAGTTTAAGTATTTGGTAGTCGGTTTCCAACTTAGATTCAACGATTATCCTGCGAGCTGGGAAGACACGATCCGCCCTGATGAATTGGTAAAACAGGCGGCTGAATTGATCCACGCTCAAGTAAGCGGTATAGTTTCCGTAATTCCTACATTGATCGGATATTTGGTGGTCACACCATTATTTGCATTCTTGTTTTTGTTAAACGGGAACGGAGTGTATAAGAATATAATCAGTCTTGTACCTAATCGTTATTTTGAAATGACCATAATGGTAGCTGCAAAGATCAACGAACAGATCACCAATTATTTGAGAAGTTTGGTAATCCAAAGTGCGATCATTACCGGGATATCCATGATCGGTTTTTATGTGATCGGCTTAAAGTTCTTTTATATCTTTGCCTTATTTGCCGGGATTGCAAACTCAATTCCATATTTAGGACCTATTATCGGGATGGTCCCTCCATTATTCATGACCTTGACCCAGGGGGCGGGAATTTTTAATCCGAATGGAATCAATGAAGGAATGGGAATGTATGAACTGATGGTTGCGATCTTGGTTGTAGTGCTGATCGCACAAGCAGTAGATAACTTCTTCGTTCAACCCGTTATCATTTCGGACGCAGTTTCTTTACATCCGATCATTGTTGTAGGCGCTGTTACCGTTGGAGGAAGTTTGCTCGGGATAGCAGGGATGCTTGTGGCGGTTCCGCTTGCTGCGATCCTGAAAGTGACGATCGCTTCTCTTTATAGATCCATGAAAGACCATAAGCTGCTTTGA
- a CDS encoding DUF485 domain-containing protein, translated as MKIKAHQLIESIEFKKLVRTRWTVSFVLLFFLFLNYYGFILIIALKKEWVTEKLGTGNYGLYAGASVILFSWLLTFLYVFWANRYYDQEVEVLKSKLESETK; from the coding sequence ATGAAGATAAAAGCTCATCAATTGATCGAATCCATCGAGTTTAAAAAATTAGTTCGAACCAGATGGACAGTTAGTTTCGTTTTATTGTTTTTCCTATTCCTGAACTATTACGGATTTATACTTATCATCGCCTTAAAAAAGGAATGGGTCACTGAAAAACTAGGAACCGGTAACTACGGTTTGTACGCGGGTGCATCCGTGATCTTATTCTCTTGGTTACTCACATTCTTGTATGTTTTTTGGGCAAACCGATATTACGACCAAGAAGTAGAAGTATTAAAATCTAAATTAGAATCGGAGACTAAATAA
- a CDS encoding amidohydrolase, protein MTSVKITLFQKDLSQPVSPEQRTKLSKEKSDFLILPLYFPGGGNGSPESLASRAKTFLDEIFAISEVYKGAIFGGGMFRRDDEGKLRFSIPIVQNIVLVDWYDVKGLSSEDSPAIPGSGEDSLILGGFRFGIFAGKEIQDKSKLEKLKSDRINLAFHLDSVSDNGINYSQDLKNYADLSSQYGMFLVRSSGYGIPFGKKRIGRSLLSTPTGVTWKVAETEQEKEIIKTVNINGINGLF, encoded by the coding sequence GTGACCTCAGTAAAAATTACCCTTTTCCAAAAGGATCTATCCCAGCCGGTTTCTCCCGAACAAAGAACCAAACTTTCTAAGGAAAAATCGGATTTCCTTATTCTACCGCTATATTTTCCGGGAGGAGGAAATGGTTCTCCTGAATCATTGGCCTCTCGCGCTAAAACTTTTTTAGATGAGATCTTCGCGATCTCGGAAGTTTATAAAGGTGCGATCTTCGGTGGAGGAATGTTCCGCAGAGACGACGAGGGTAAATTAAGATTCTCCATTCCTATCGTGCAAAATATAGTACTAGTAGATTGGTACGACGTAAAAGGATTATCTTCCGAAGATTCTCCTGCAATCCCAGGCTCTGGAGAAGACTCTCTGATCTTAGGCGGGTTTCGTTTCGGTATCTTTGCGGGAAAAGAGATCCAAGACAAGTCTAAGCTGGAAAAATTAAAATCTGACAGGATCAATTTGGCATTCCATTTAGATTCCGTTTCGGATAACGGTATTAACTATTCCCAAGATCTCAAAAATTACGCCGATCTTTCCTCTCAATATGGAATGTTCTTAGTTCGAAGCTCCGGTTATGGCATCCCTTTCGGTAAAAAGAGGATAGGAAGAAGTCTGCTTTCCACTCCAACGGGAGTTACTTGGAAAGTGGCAGAGACAGAACAAGAAAAAGAGATCATCAAAACCGTTAACATAAACGGGATCAACGGTTTATTTTAA
- the ileS gene encoding isoleucine--tRNA ligase, with the protein MKEEDKKNPYSNTVILPQTDFPMKAGLSTREPDQIKTWQSEKILRKMREKRKDRPQFILHDGPPYANGNFHTGHALNKILKDMIVKSKFFAGYQTDMIPGWDCHGLPIEVQVLKNLGKKAKEIGPEELRKLCRDYAEQYVQKQGQDLSRFLCFWEEGKIYKTMSPDFEAKIVEVFGNLFEKGYVYRGKKPVYWCIELATAHAEAEIEYYPHKSPSIYVKFPIKGQDGKFCLIWTTTPWTLPANLAISFNPKFAYSFYTTPNGEELLLADGLKEAVEKAAEVQLTKKESVSQETLSKMIFRHPFLDQDSIPLFGEHVTLDAGTGAVHTAPGHGQDDYKIGLAAGLEPYSPVDDYGRYTDEFPMMKGIKVWDANPKIVELLKEKNLLLHYSEFEHSYPHSWRSKKPLIFRATPQWFFQIDYQQLREKSLEAIDKVSWIPNWGITRIRSMVETRPDWCLSRQRNWGVPIPAFTCENCNETHLDAKSVKFFTDLVRAKGIEIWYSEPADSLLPPDTKCSKCGSSSFRKGKDILDVWFDSGVSNFAVLKERGGEPPADLYLEGSDQHRGWFQSSLWPSMALRGIPPYKSVLTHGYVLDEQGRAMSKSLGNGIDPTTDIINVYGADILRLWVSSQDFRDDVKVGKEGLKIIADNYRKIRNTFRYLLGNLAGHSSDQNLGVSDLEEVDKYYLSKLAQLSEELKNHYENYQFHQVYQKLLLFCTVTLSQDYFEMIRDRMYCDRRDSKTRRSSCTALQIILETLCIYSAPILSFTTEEVWKENGKKESVFTEEFPDLSSLRNKELEAKFEEALKARETVHKSLELARQASKLGKSLEAAVEISSKAENKLQKDFSLDALELIFTVSQVGFEKSDREQLSEYSDEHFSVRVVKPKEEECPRCWRHPAEERHNGLCKRCAAAV; encoded by the coding sequence ATGAAAGAAGAAGATAAGAAGAATCCATATTCAAATACCGTAATACTCCCTCAAACGGATTTTCCGATGAAGGCAGGACTTTCCACAAGAGAGCCCGATCAGATCAAAACCTGGCAGTCCGAAAAGATCCTTCGTAAAATGCGGGAAAAAAGAAAGGATAGGCCTCAGTTCATTCTTCATGACGGACCTCCTTATGCGAACGGTAACTTCCATACCGGGCATGCGCTTAATAAGATCCTAAAGGATATGATCGTTAAGTCCAAATTTTTTGCGGGCTACCAAACAGATATGATCCCTGGTTGGGACTGTCACGGTCTCCCTATCGAAGTCCAAGTCCTAAAGAACCTGGGAAAAAAAGCGAAAGAGATCGGTCCGGAAGAATTAAGAAAACTTTGTAGAGATTACGCCGAACAGTATGTTCAAAAACAGGGACAGGACCTTTCTCGTTTCTTATGTTTTTGGGAAGAAGGTAAGATCTACAAAACGATGAGCCCTGATTTCGAGGCAAAGATCGTAGAAGTTTTCGGGAATCTATTCGAAAAAGGTTATGTATACCGGGGCAAAAAGCCCGTTTACTGGTGTATAGAACTTGCTACCGCTCACGCAGAGGCGGAGATAGAATATTACCCTCATAAATCTCCTTCCATTTATGTAAAATTTCCGATCAAAGGACAGGATGGAAAATTCTGTCTGATCTGGACGACTACCCCATGGACCCTTCCCGCAAACCTTGCAATCAGCTTTAATCCTAAATTTGCATATTCATTTTATACAACTCCTAATGGAGAAGAATTACTACTCGCGGATGGACTAAAAGAAGCGGTAGAAAAAGCCGCAGAGGTACAACTCACTAAGAAAGAGTCAGTCTCCCAAGAAACACTTTCTAAGATGATATTCCGTCATCCATTCTTGGATCAGGACTCGATTCCTCTTTTCGGAGAACATGTAACTCTGGATGCTGGAACAGGGGCTGTACACACTGCGCCAGGACACGGGCAAGACGACTATAAGATCGGTTTGGCCGCAGGTTTGGAGCCTTATTCACCTGTAGACGATTACGGCAGATATACCGACGAATTCCCGATGATGAAAGGTATCAAGGTCTGGGATGCAAATCCTAAGATCGTAGAATTGCTCAAAGAGAAAAATTTACTTCTTCATTATTCAGAGTTCGAACACAGCTATCCTCATAGCTGGAGAAGTAAAAAACCTCTTATCTTCCGTGCGACCCCACAATGGTTTTTTCAAATAGATTACCAACAACTCAGAGAAAAATCATTAGAGGCGATCGACAAAGTAAGCTGGATACCTAACTGGGGAATCACCAGAATTCGCTCCATGGTGGAAACAAGACCTGACTGGTGTCTTTCTAGACAAAGGAACTGGGGAGTCCCAATTCCCGCATTCACTTGCGAAAATTGTAATGAAACTCATCTAGATGCAAAATCCGTAAAGTTCTTCACCGACCTGGTAAGAGCCAAAGGAATAGAGATCTGGTACAGCGAACCTGCGGATTCACTTCTTCCTCCTGATACAAAATGTTCCAAATGCGGATCTTCTTCTTTTAGAAAAGGAAAAGATATTTTAGATGTTTGGTTCGATTCAGGAGTTTCCAACTTTGCAGTTTTAAAAGAAAGAGGCGGGGAACCTCCTGCGGATCTATATTTAGAAGGTTCAGACCAACATAGAGGTTGGTTCCAATCCAGCCTCTGGCCTTCCATGGCGCTGCGAGGAATTCCTCCTTATAAGTCCGTTCTTACTCATGGGTATGTTTTGGACGAACAAGGAAGAGCAATGTCCAAGTCTTTGGGCAACGGGATAGATCCAACCACGGATATTATCAATGTATACGGAGCGGATATACTCAGACTTTGGGTCAGCTCCCAGGATTTCAGGGACGATGTAAAAGTAGGAAAAGAAGGACTTAAGATCATCGCTGACAATTACAGAAAGATCCGGAACACATTCAGATATCTTTTAGGAAATTTGGCAGGACATTCTTCGGACCAAAACCTAGGCGTTTCCGATTTGGAAGAAGTAGATAAATATTATCTATCTAAACTAGCACAGCTCTCGGAGGAACTCAAAAACCATTACGAGAATTATCAGTTCCACCAAGTATATCAGAAACTTCTGTTATTCTGTACAGTAACTCTTTCCCAAGATTATTTCGAAATGATCAGGGATAGAATGTACTGTGACAGAAGAGATTCTAAAACCAGAAGATCTTCCTGTACTGCACTCCAGATCATCCTAGAAACTCTTTGTATATACTCCGCCCCTATCTTAAGTTTCACTACGGAAGAAGTTTGGAAAGAGAATGGTAAGAAAGAATCTGTATTTACGGAAGAATTCCCGGATCTTTCTTCTTTAAGAAACAAAGAACTGGAAGCTAAATTCGAAGAAGCATTAAAAGCAAGAGAAACGGTCCACAAATCCTTGGAACTTGCAAGACAGGCTAGTAAATTAGGAAAATCTTTAGAAGCTGCTGTGGAAATCTCTTCTAAAGCGGAGAATAAATTACAAAAGGATTTCTCTCTAGACGCTCTAGAACTGATCTTTACAGTTTCTCAAGTTGGTTTTGAAAAATCAGACAGAGAACAATTGTCTGAATATTCGGATGAACATTTCTCAGTTAGAGTGGTAAAACCTAAAGAAGAAGAATGCCCTCGCTGCTGGAGACACCCAGCCGAGGAAAGACATAACGGTCTTTGTAAACGCTGCGCAGCGGCCGTTTAA
- a CDS encoding STAS domain-containing protein: protein MILKSLARENHLVLSVQEDILMDNSRDFYLEFEDSVREGYPPVVSFHLGLVKFIDSSGIGIIIKVRNQIRDHQGTVNIFGLNKSLHSVFRLSGLDRIVNLYTIEEFLEKYPDFREFLTVE, encoded by the coding sequence ATGATTCTTAAAAGTCTCGCCCGAGAAAATCACCTGGTACTTTCGGTCCAGGAGGATATCTTGATGGATAATTCCCGGGACTTTTACCTGGAGTTCGAGGACAGCGTTCGGGAGGGATATCCCCCCGTGGTCAGCTTTCATTTGGGTCTCGTAAAGTTTATCGACTCTTCCGGGATAGGCATTATCATCAAAGTCAGAAATCAGATCCGGGACCATCAAGGAACTGTGAATATATTCGGGCTAAATAAGTCCCTGCATTCCGTTTTTAGGCTTTCCGGTCTAGACAGAATTGTAAATCTGTACACCATCGAAGAATTTCTGGAGAAATACCCCGACTTTCGGGAATTTCTGACAGTAGAATGA
- the purL gene encoding phosphoribosylformylglycinamidine synthase subunit PurL, which translates to MEKESVSLQDALEHGLTSEEFSKIQEILGRLPNSTELGIFSAMWSEHCSYKNSILQLKTLPTKSDKLLAQAGEENAGAMDIGQGLAVVFKIESHNHPTAVEPYQGAATGVGGIMRDIFTMGARPIVSLNSLRFGNPDESRNKYLLSRAVKGIGDYGNSLGIAVSGGELFIDECFSKNPLVNAMTVGIVRHDQMASATTGGKVGNAVFIVGSTTGRDGIHGASFASKDLTKESESKRSAVQVGDPFMEKLLMEASLEAIQKKLLVGIQDMGAAGISCATSEMSAKGKSGMKINLDLVPFRETGMNAYEAMLSESQERMLVIPQKGKEEELVAIFKKWNLNAVQIGEVTDTGLLEVYKDGNLKAKIPADTLVLGGGAPRYVRETKRPAYLDQVSSWTPDSTQDLQENEAGKKLLKLLNSWNISSRKPIIEQYDTEVGLVKLIGPGADGGLSAIPETDMALATATDCNSRFTYLDPYWGAALAVCEAARNVAVTGAEPLGVTNNLNFANPYIPENYYMFSECVRGMGDACRFLGLPVTGGNVSFYNESPEGPIFPTPTIGMVGILDNQKEVVWGAPKKAGLSIALIGKFNPSLGGSEYQKAFLGKVQGQIPKFDLADEKSLLEVLVSLRKNGSLSFAKDLSLGGIGVALAKIAILSGLGIKADLNVIKQSRKDLTLFGESSGSVLIGYEKGKEESIKSLVSSKGLDFHSIGTVESDPKLEIQGYGISLASNELKSVYESGLEEIFK; encoded by the coding sequence ATGGAAAAAGAATCCGTCTCCCTCCAAGACGCTCTCGAACACGGTCTTACCTCAGAAGAATTTAGCAAAATCCAGGAAATCCTAGGCAGACTCCCTAACTCCACAGAACTCGGGATTTTCTCCGCAATGTGGTCGGAGCATTGCTCTTATAAAAATTCTATCCTTCAATTAAAAACTCTTCCTACAAAGTCTGATAAACTTTTGGCCCAAGCGGGAGAAGAGAATGCCGGAGCCATGGACATTGGCCAAGGACTGGCAGTTGTTTTCAAAATAGAAAGTCATAATCACCCTACTGCAGTGGAACCTTACCAAGGTGCAGCCACAGGAGTCGGCGGTATCATGAGGGATATTTTTACAATGGGAGCAAGACCCATCGTATCTTTAAACTCTCTTAGGTTCGGTAACCCTGACGAATCCAGAAACAAATACTTATTATCCAGAGCGGTAAAAGGGATCGGAGATTACGGTAACTCTTTAGGGATCGCAGTCTCTGGAGGAGAACTATTCATAGACGAATGTTTCTCCAAAAACCCTTTGGTGAATGCAATGACTGTCGGTATCGTCAGGCATGACCAAATGGCAAGCGCAACCACCGGAGGAAAGGTGGGTAACGCAGTATTCATTGTTGGTTCCACCACCGGAAGGGACGGTATCCACGGTGCATCCTTTGCTTCCAAGGATTTAACCAAAGAATCGGAATCCAAACGTTCCGCCGTCCAAGTAGGAGATCCATTCATGGAAAAACTACTGATGGAAGCGTCACTCGAAGCGATCCAGAAAAAACTTTTAGTCGGTATCCAGGATATGGGTGCCGCTGGAATTTCCTGCGCAACTTCCGAGATGAGTGCCAAAGGAAAATCCGGAATGAAGATCAATCTGGATCTGGTTCCTTTCCGTGAAACCGGAATGAATGCTTATGAAGCGATGCTTTCCGAAAGCCAAGAAAGAATGTTGGTAATCCCACAAAAAGGGAAAGAAGAAGAACTGGTTGCTATATTCAAAAAATGGAATTTAAACGCAGTTCAGATCGGAGAAGTTACCGATACCGGCCTATTAGAAGTTTATAAAGACGGAAATCTGAAGGCTAAGATCCCAGCCGATACTTTAGTTTTAGGCGGAGGCGCTCCTAGATATGTCAGAGAGACAAAACGTCCTGCGTATTTGGATCAAGTTTCTTCCTGGACTCCTGATTCCACGCAAGACCTGCAAGAGAATGAAGCAGGCAAAAAACTACTTAAACTATTAAATTCTTGGAATATATCTTCCAGAAAACCGATCATAGAGCAGTATGATACAGAAGTTGGTCTAGTCAAACTGATCGGACCGGGTGCCGATGGAGGATTGTCCGCAATCCCTGAAACGGACATGGCATTGGCTACCGCAACTGATTGTAATTCCAGATTTACCTATTTGGATCCGTATTGGGGAGCGGCACTCGCAGTCTGTGAAGCTGCAAGAAACGTAGCAGTTACGGGCGCTGAGCCACTCGGTGTCACCAATAACTTAAACTTTGCAAATCCTTATATTCCGGAAAACTATTATATGTTTTCAGAATGTGTTCGTGGAATGGGAGATGCTTGTAGATTTTTAGGACTTCCGGTGACCGGAGGAAACGTTTCCTTCTATAATGAATCACCTGAGGGACCGATCTTCCCTACTCCAACCATCGGTATGGTGGGAATTCTGGATAATCAAAAGGAAGTAGTCTGGGGGGCTCCTAAAAAAGCAGGACTTTCTATCGCGCTCATCGGTAAATTTAATCCAAGCTTAGGCGGAAGTGAATACCAAAAAGCTTTCTTAGGTAAAGTACAAGGCCAGATCCCTAAATTCGATCTCGCAGACGAAAAATCTTTATTAGAAGTATTAGTCTCTTTAAGAAAGAACGGAAGCCTATCGTTCGCGAAGGACCTTTCACTTGGAGGGATCGGAGTAGCACTTGCAAAAATCGCAATACTCTCCGGACTCGGGATCAAGGCCGACTTAAACGTAATCAAACAATCCAGAAAAGACCTTACTCTTTTCGGAGAAAGTTCAGGTTCCGTTCTGATCGGTTACGAAAAAGGAAAAGAAGAAAGTATAAAGTCACTGGTTTCCTCTAAAGGTTTGGACTTCCATTCTATCGGAACCGTAGAATCAGATCCTAAACTCGAGATACAAGGATACGGAATTTCCTTGGCTTCGAACGAACTAAAATCGGTTTATGAATCCGGTTTAGAGGAAATATTCAAATGA
- a CDS encoding LA_3696 family protein — MGLELVPKPPKKLKESLGEEVTEELTEFIQKHQQFGNKTMIELSMEKYERRLVEETGKLRAEMHAGFGKIQEQFTDVYKEFARVHEKIGSLQESIQTQTRWMIAAIFGAIPLYLAIYKYL; from the coding sequence ATGGGTTTAGAATTAGTCCCGAAACCTCCCAAAAAATTAAAAGAATCTCTTGGAGAGGAAGTCACGGAAGAGTTAACGGAATTCATTCAAAAGCATCAACAATTTGGGAATAAAACGATGATCGAACTATCTATGGAAAAATACGAAAGAAGACTCGTGGAAGAGACAGGCAAGCTGCGAGCAGAAATGCATGCAGGTTTCGGAAAGATCCAAGAACAATTCACGGATGTATATAAGGAATTTGCCAGGGTCCACGAAAAGATAGGCTCTTTACAGGAATCCATCCAAACCCAAACCAGATGGATGATCGCAGCGATATTCGGGGCTATTCCTTTATACTTGGCAATATACAAATATTTATAA
- a CDS encoding LA_1326/LA_4305 family lipoprotein: MNFSLLDFMKGKALRTSLILFLTFSFSGCYPYFFKDRMFRSEGMGFFTISVSDLPDFDKTSKNEDIKLEHPIQLDQAKIKDYFGNLRYSKRSSVGYFSDFVFSDHELDLLARDLPFTLKNLPDDKLLLIISKYDDTQSVISFDEITSCVLWAAEGKINLLFGRVKRELVDRDAALDFSRWTRIEKIRLAHGFDGTEIAEGENVDFGQIDGLPLRKWVVFDMKNPSKYKFTPRKQYQPVKLTDENDRP, translated from the coding sequence ATGAATTTTTCACTTTTAGATTTTATGAAGGGAAAAGCTCTCCGTACTTCCCTGATCCTTTTTTTGACCTTTAGTTTCTCCGGATGTTATCCTTATTTTTTCAAGGACCGGATGTTCCGCTCCGAAGGGATGGGATTTTTCACGATCAGTGTTTCCGATCTGCCTGATTTCGATAAAACTTCCAAGAATGAAGATATTAAATTGGAACATCCTATCCAATTGGATCAGGCCAAAATTAAAGACTATTTTGGAAATTTAAGATATTCTAAACGTTCTTCCGTAGGTTATTTTTCGGATTTCGTATTCTCGGACCATGAATTGGATCTACTCGCAAGGGACCTTCCTTTTACTTTAAAAAATCTGCCGGATGACAAACTTCTTCTTATCATCTCTAAATACGATGATACACAATCGGTGATCTCCTTCGACGAGATTACAAGTTGTGTTCTTTGGGCGGCAGAAGGTAAGATCAATCTTCTATTTGGACGGGTCAAACGTGAGCTTGTGGATAGAGATGCTGCTCTGGATTTTAGCCGTTGGACCAGGATCGAAAAGATCAGACTTGCTCATGGTTTTGACGGAACTGAGATCGCAGAAGGGGAGAATGTGGACTTCGGACAGATCGACGGACTTCCATTGCGTAAATGGGTTGTGTTCGATATGAAGAACCCGAGCAAATATAAGTTCACTCCTAGAAAACAATACCAGCCTGTTAAACTTACCGACGAGAATGATAGACCTTGA
- a CDS encoding sodium:solute symporter family transporter yields the protein MGSSLGQPNFISVLFFVIFVILTLGITYWAAKKTKTSSEFYAAGRSITGFQNGLALSGDFMSAASFLGISGMVALKGYDGIIYAVGWLVGWPALMFLLAEPLRNLGKYTFADVLAFRLKQKPIRIVASIGGILVTITYSIAQIVGSGKLINLMFGLPYELAVVIVGGVMLLYVLFGGMIATTWVQIIKACLLLFGVTLLVILSLAQFGFNLENLFSAVETKFGRTALEPGGFASSPIDSISLGLALMFGLLGLPHILMRFYTVPDAKEARKSVAYATTFIGYFYIIIPIVGFASAVLIGREQIAGIDKGGNMAAALLAELLGGTPFLGFIAAVAFATILAVVAGLTLAAASTISHDLYFNVFTEGKATENEQVSVAKKATVVFSIVSILLGILFKDQNVAFMVGLAFAIAASGNFPALFLSIVWKNFSTVGGVFSILIGSVSATLFIIFSPTVWVDVFKFDQAIFPLKNPAIVSMSLAFASAFIFSKLFPDENATAKFESEKVRVYLGIGAE from the coding sequence ATGGGATCCTCCTTAGGCCAGCCGAACTTCATCTCCGTTCTTTTTTTTGTAATATTCGTAATTCTTACATTAGGGATTACTTATTGGGCCGCTAAAAAGACCAAAACTTCCAGCGAGTTTTACGCGGCAGGCAGATCCATTACTGGGTTTCAAAACGGTTTAGCTCTTTCCGGAGATTTCATGTCTGCGGCTTCCTTTTTGGGAATTTCAGGTATGGTTGCCTTAAAAGGTTATGATGGGATCATCTATGCAGTCGGCTGGCTCGTGGGTTGGCCTGCACTCATGTTCCTTTTAGCGGAACCTTTGCGTAATTTAGGAAAATATACTTTTGCGGACGTATTGGCTTTTCGTTTAAAACAAAAACCCATCCGGATCGTTGCTTCTATCGGTGGGATTTTAGTCACGATCACCTACTCTATCGCTCAGATCGTAGGCTCCGGAAAATTGATCAACTTAATGTTCGGTCTTCCTTATGAGTTGGCAGTTGTGATCGTGGGCGGAGTCATGCTTCTGTATGTTTTGTTCGGAGGAATGATCGCGACTACTTGGGTCCAGATCATCAAAGCCTGCCTTCTTCTTTTCGGAGTTACCCTACTCGTAATTTTGTCTCTGGCACAGTTCGGCTTTAACTTGGAGAATTTATTTTCCGCAGTAGAGACAAAATTCGGAAGGACTGCTTTGGAACCTGGAGGATTCGCCTCCAGTCCGATCGATTCCATTTCATTGGGACTTGCTTTAATGTTCGGTTTATTAGGTTTACCTCATATTCTAATGAGATTTTATACTGTGCCCGATGCAAAGGAAGCCAGAAAATCGGTGGCTTATGCAACTACATTCATAGGTTACTTTTATATTATCATTCCTATCGTAGGTTTTGCTTCTGCGGTCCTGATCGGCAGAGAACAGATCGCAGGAATAGATAAGGGCGGGAATATGGCCGCCGCGCTTTTAGCGGAGTTACTCGGAGGAACACCTTTCTTAGGATTTATCGCAGCGGTAGCGTTTGCCACGATCTTGGCAGTGGTTGCCGGCTTGACATTAGCGGCCGCTTCTACCATTTCTCATGATCTTTACTTCAATGTATTCACGGAAGGCAAAGCGACCGAAAACGAACAAGTTTCCGTTGCAAAAAAGGCGACTGTTGTATTCAGCATAGTCAGCATTCTTCTTGGGATCCTATTCAAAGACCAGAACGTTGCATTTATGGTGGGACTGGCATTCGCGATTGCAGCCAGTGGGAATTTCCCCGCATTATTCTTATCCATTGTCTGGAAAAATTTCAGCACTGTAGGCGGAGTATTTTCTATTCTGATCGGCTCGGTATCGGCTACATTGTTTATAATATTCAGCCCCACCGTTTGGGTGGATGTTTTTAAATTCGATCAGGCAATCTTCCCGCTCAAAAATCCTGCGATCGTTTCCATGAGTTTAGCGTTTGCTTCCGCATTCATTTTTTCTAAACTGTTTCCGGATGAAAACGCTACTGCTAAATTTGAATCCGAAAAAGTCAGGGTTTATTTAGGAATTGGAGCGGAGTAA